The genomic region GCATTTGTCCCGACCGTAACGCTTCTTCTTGTGGGTCTAGTCCCACACATTGCCAGCCGCCTTGAGAGAATCGAGCATTAAATCTACGCATTTCTCCCGCTTCAAACGGTGTAGACGCCAAACGCACACGTTTATCGTCATAACCCAACTCTACTTCAAACCAATCGTGTGTTTGGCTACCATCACGTAGTTTATCAATACTGGCATGCAACCACTTAGGTGTCCCAAATAAACTGAGAGCCTGATCCAGTAAATGCGGACCTAAATCCCAAAAGATTCCAGTGCCAACCCCCGGCTCTTCACGCCAACGGGTTTGTACTGTTGGACGAAAGCGATCAAAACGAGAGTCCAAATGCTTCAATTCGCCCAGCTCACCACTTTCAATCAGCGCTTTAAGACGCAAGAAATCGCCATCAAAACGACGATTCTGATACACGCAAAACACCAAGCCGTTTTGCTTCGCAAGCGTACAAAGGGCCTCTATTTGATCGAGGCTCGTCACCGAAGGCTTCTCCAATAGCACATGTTTGCCGTTTGATAGCGCTGCTTTAGCTTGCTCAAAATGCAAAGAATTTGGCGTCGTGATCACTACCAGATCCACATCCGGCGCGGCAAACACAGATTCCGCAGACGACACCACAGACACATCCGGCAGCACAGCCCTCACCTCATCCGCCTTTGAACTGCAAACATACGACATCGTCATGTCAGGATCATTCATCACAAACGGCGCGTGAAACACCCGCCCCGACAAACCAAAACCAATCAAACCAACACGAATCGCCATGTCACACTCCTTATCAGCTAAATACTTACAACTCTAAACAGTCTACAACCAATTTTAAAAAATTGCCGCAATTAAAAACATTTACTAGGTTACAATCGGACAAACGAGAGAAATTGGAAAAAGCAGAACAATGGAATCTACTAAGAAAAACACTAAAGAATGGCAGCAAACACTCGATGCTTTAGAGTCAGTCGCCAAAGGCAAGGTTATCGCAGCAAAAGAAGTGCATGAATGGCTAAATAGCTGGGGAACAGATAATGAACTTGAAGTCCCGAAACTCAAAACCTCAACCGATATGTTAAAGGATTAATAAATGGCTTACCCAGCATCTGAAATGATAGCCAACACTATCGCAGAAGCGATCAATACAGCATCCCAAATGAACGCTTGGGATTATATTAGTGTTGGCGGAGTAGTTACAGCAGGTATTGGTGGTGTAGCAACTGCAGGGCTACTATTTTTGGGAAATTTCCAAGTCTAGAAAAGAAAGAGCTAGGATAAGAAGTCTAGCTATATTGCAAAAAATAGAAAAACAGCATCAAAAAATTATATCTTTTCTTTTTAAAGATAGCCTTCCAAATAACAATCTCCTCTTCTGGAATCAAGCTTACTTGGAAATTCTAAAACTTATTTCTATAAGCTTAATAGAAACCAATGAGATCAAAGAAGAAGCCAAAACAGCACGACAAGCATTTATTGAAACACTCAAGTCTATAGAGTCAAGTGATCCCCAGAAAGAGTCCTTGCGATGGCAATTCTTTACAGGAACGAATAATTGGCAAGAGAATGATCAAACTTGGGAAGAGGTAAATAAAACTACATCCATAGGTATCGCTTTTTTACCAGCAGACAGGTTCGGAAATTTTAATAAGGCGGATAACTTAAAGAACCTTGATCCTGATATAGTTATAGCAATATATAACTACATGTATACAGAACAATGTCCAGAATTAGGAAATATAAACCTTCCTAGTAGGATAAATAATGATCAAGTCAATAATAAGTCTGACATAAAAAGTATTCTGAAAGTAGAAAACAAAACACCTAGTTGGATCGGGCAATCAAACGTAGCTAATGGCCTTATGCATTACTTGTTTGAGTTTTATTGTACGAATCCAAGTAGAACTCCACCAGATAAACAAGATTAGATAGAATCTATATTTTGGGTATCATTACCAGAGGCCTAAGCGCTGGGCTTGAAAAGCAAACTCATATACACTTTTTCTAACTAAACTTAGCAAGTTATCTCGTTGTCTGATTTGCGCCGACGCGCTGAGCTTGCGAAGCAGGCGCAAGCAAATCAAACAACGAGATAACACAACAGATAAACCTAAAGCACTTCCAATTTAGCAAACGACAACACCAGCCACTTGGTGCCTTCATCGTCGAAGTTAACCTGTACGCGTGCTTGTGGGCCTTGGCCTTCGTAGTTGATTACCAAACCTTCACCAAACACCGGGTGATTGACTCGATCCCCCATGTTGACGCTGATTTCTGGCGCCTTGTAACTGTTTAATACATTGCTGTTTTGCAGTTTATTTTTTTCAAAGTTGTAATCTGGACGCTGCATAGACACAGGACGACTTACTTGAGAGCGAAGACGTACTTCTTCTAAGCATTCCGGTGGCAACTCTTTGATAAAGCGCGAAGGGCTGTTAAACGATTCACTACCGAACAAACGACGAGATTCCGCATAGGTGATGTACAGTTTTTCCATCGCGCGAGTAATGCCCACGTAGCAAAGACGACGCTCTTCTTCGAGTCGACCAGGTTCTTCGAAAGACATCTTGCTGGGGAAGATGTTTTCTTCTACGCCCGTTAAGAACACCAATGGGAACTCTAGACCTTTCGCCGAATGCAATGTCATCAACTGCACGGCATCTTGGTATTCGTCCGCTTGCGCATCGCCTGCATCCAATACCGCTTTGTCCAAGAACGCCATCAACGGAGAGCTAAATTCTTCGTCTTCGTCGC from Marinomonas rhizomae harbors:
- a CDS encoding oxidoreductase, with translation MAIRVGLIGFGLSGRVFHAPFVMNDPDMTMSYVCSSKADEVRAVLPDVSVVSSAESVFAAPDVDLVVITTPNSLHFEQAKAALSNGKHVLLEKPSVTSLDQIEALCTLAKQNGLVFCVYQNRRFDGDFLRLKALIESGELGELKHLDSRFDRFRPTVQTRWREEPGVGTGIFWDLGPHLLDQALSLFGTPKWLHASIDKLRDGSQTHDWFEVELGYDDKRVRLASTPFEAGEMRRFNARFSQGGWQCVGLDPQEEALRSGQMPWQDEFPSKATQQRVTRFVAHSQDDIESIQEAATQGDYAAFYAQLRDSILGKGEAPVAMEQACQLIYLICLAEQSAESGQRMSWSYTPHFGAE